From one Caldithrix abyssi DSM 13497 genomic stretch:
- a CDS encoding phage portal protein family protein, translated as MNLNKRVYPTLQEFFKYAQMADIKDPEARNIVPLMKILKRAFLANPRILGHYITRTTALASFDWQIVADDMNAAAEAQRRVVKAIDYIVNNHAKTAFYGRNVYKLKIDAQGNEQNISIIEELDQQTYDLEFERLLLIDESGRIIDEINLNENQNYLVDIMPFYVYRGGILRTLMPLEIIRYDIILENANYLRKLKGILQIINKGASTEEQTQAEIAAQKAIQHNYVVTSDFVEFKLNQIAQQAGTNFKDFIDLLNRDIAIAILGQANTPDLPSGSGSRAALQIQKMISADIMYTDMIRVEKLINRLLLLDYKLNFNPNATEAPYKFQFIEAQEQDIEKNAAALETLSRFLPIKKQEAYAMVGLTPPEPDDELL; from the coding sequence ATGAATCTTAATAAACGCGTTTACCCTACATTGCAGGAATTTTTCAAATACGCACAAATGGCCGACATCAAAGACCCGGAAGCGCGCAACATCGTGCCTTTAATGAAAATCCTAAAACGCGCCTTTCTGGCCAATCCGCGCATCCTCGGTCATTACATTACGCGCACCACCGCGCTCGCTTCGTTCGACTGGCAAATCGTCGCAGACGATATGAACGCAGCGGCCGAAGCCCAGCGAAGAGTTGTTAAAGCCATAGATTATATTGTTAACAACCACGCCAAAACCGCCTTTTACGGCCGCAACGTTTACAAACTCAAAATCGATGCCCAGGGCAATGAGCAAAATATTTCCATTATCGAAGAACTCGACCAACAAACTTACGATCTGGAATTTGAGCGTCTTTTACTAATCGACGAATCCGGACGCATTATAGACGAAATAAACCTTAACGAAAATCAAAACTATCTGGTCGACATCATGCCCTTTTACGTTTATCGCGGCGGCATATTGCGCACCTTAATGCCGCTCGAAATTATTCGTTACGATATTATTCTGGAAAACGCCAACTACCTGCGCAAGCTTAAAGGCATTTTGCAAATCATCAATAAAGGTGCCAGTACCGAAGAGCAAACCCAGGCCGAAATCGCCGCGCAAAAAGCCATTCAACATAACTACGTAGTAACTTCCGATTTTGTGGAATTCAAGCTTAACCAAATCGCCCAGCAGGCCGGGACCAATTTTAAAGATTTTATCGATCTCTTAAACCGCGATATCGCCATAGCCATTTTAGGCCAGGCCAACACCCCCGATTTGCCTTCCGGTTCCGGTTCGCGCGCCGCCTTGCAAATTCAAAAAATGATCTCCGCCGATATCATGTACACCGACATGATCCGCGTCGAAAAATTAATCAATCGCTTATTATTGCTCGATTATAAGTTAAACTTCAATCCCAATGCGACCGAAGCGCCTTATAAATTCCAATTCATTGAAGCGCAAGAACAGGATATTGAAAAAAATGCCGCCGCCCTGGAAACGCTCAGCCGATTTTTGCCCATCAAAAAGCAAGAAGCTTACGCCATGGTCGGCCTGACTCCGCCCGAACCAGACGACGAATTATTGTAA